The genomic region CTTTGGGATCGACGCCATCGGTCGCGGCGGCCTCATAGAAATCGGCGACCGAACGCGACGATGTCAGCACGGCGGCGTCGTACGGCCGCACGCCGTACTGGGTGACAAAGCGCTCGCGCTTGGCGTCGGGCAGCTCCGGCAGCGCCGCGCGCGCCGCTTCGATGTCGGCGTCGTGGAAGTGCAGCGGGACCAGGTCCGGCTCGGGGAAGTAGCGATACTCCTGCTCTTCTTCCTTGAAGCGCATATGGTAGGTTTCGCCGCGCAGGTCGTTCCAGCCCAGGGTCTCCTGCCGGACGACGCCCCCTTCATCGAGCAGAGCGCTCTGGCGCTCGACTTCGTATTGCACGCCCTTGAAGACGGACTTGAAGGAGTTCAGGTTCTTGATCTCGGTCTTGACGCCGAACTTGTCCGAACCGACCGGGCGGATGCTGAGGTTCGGCTCGGCGCGCAGGTGTCCTTCTTCCATCTTGCCGTCGGAGACGTTCAAGTAGACCAGGATCGTGCGCAGCTTCTCCAGGTACGCGCGCGCTTCTTCCGCGGAGTGCAGGTCCGGCGGGAACTCAGTGACGATCTCCATCAGCGGCACGCCGCTGCGGTTGTAATCGACTTCGCTTTCGTTGCCGCCCGCATGGATCAGCTTGCCGGTATCTTCCTCCAGGTGAACGCGCCGGATATGCACGCGCTTCGACGAACCGTCCTCCAGCGTGATATCCAAGTATCCGCTATGTCCGATCGGATCGTCGTACTGCGAGATCTGGTAGCCCTTGGGGATGTCGGGATAGAAGTAATTCTTGCGCGCGAAGAGGCAGTCCCGCGACACCTGGCAGTTCAGCGCCAGCGCGGTGCGCAGCACCAGCTCCACCGCCAGCTTGTTCATGACGGGCAGAGATCCGGGAAGCCCAAGACAGACGGGACACGTGCGCGTGTTCGGCGCGCCGCCGAACTCATTGGCGCACCCGCAAAACATCTTGCTCTCCGTCAATAGCTCGGCATGGCACTCCATGCCGATGACCGTTTCGTAATTGCTCATAAGGGGTTTTATCCTAAGCGTGATGTTGCCGTTGGGGCGGACACATTACCCCGCACTGAAGTACGGGGCTAGGGGTGGCTTCGCCACCGACCGTCCGTGCCGGACGGAGGAAAAGGAAACGTTGGCGATTGCGCTCTTCCGTCCGGCACGGACGGTCGGTGGTGGAGCCACCCCCAGCCAGGTACTTCAGTGCCTGGTCTCAGCGCGTTGCGATTATTTATTTACAAACTCGCCCGTCGCGTGTGCCAGTCGGTTGACTGCTCGTAGGCATGGGCCGCGCGGAGCAGTATTTCTTCGCCGAAGGCGGGGGCCATGATCTGCAAGCCGATGGGCAGGCCGTTGGTGAAGCCGCAGGGCAGCGAGATCGCCGGGATGCCGGCCATGTTCGCCGGGATCGTCAGGACGTCGCTCAGCTTCATCGCCAGCGGATCGCCGGTCTTCTGGCCGATCGGGAAGGCGACGGTCGGGGCGGTCGGCGAGAGCAGGACGTCGTACTTTTCGAACGCCTGGTCGAAGTCGCGCTTGATCAGGGTGCGGACCTTTTGCGCCTTGAGGTAGAAGGCGTCGTAGTATCCGGCCGAGAGCGCGTAGGTGCCGAGCATGATGCGCTGCTTGACTTCGGGGCCGAAGCCCTCTTCGCGGGTCTTTTCAAACAGATCGATATGGCTGGTCGCGCGGGCGGTGCGATGCCCGAAGCGGACGCCGTCGTAGCGCGCCAGATTGGACGACGCTTCGGCGGGGGCCAGAATATAGTAGGTCGGCAGCGCGTATTCGGAGTGGGGGAGGCTGACTTCCTCGGCGATAGCGCCGAGCGAGACGAGCTTGTCCACGGCCGCGCGCACGGCGTCGGCGATCACGCCTTCGACACCCTGCGCGAAGTACTCTTTCGGAACGCCGATGCGCAGGCCCTTCACGTCGCCCGTCAGCGCCTTGGTGTAATCGGGCACGTCGCGGACGATGCTGGTGCTGTCCATGTCGTCGTGGCCGCTGATCGCGCCAAGAAGAAGGGCGGCGTCACGGACGTCCTTGGTGATCGGGCCGATCTGGTCCAGCGACGAAGCGAAGGCGATCAGACCGTAGCGGCTGACGCGTCCGTACGTGGGCTTGAGACCGACGACTCCGCAGTAGGCGGCGGGCTGGCGGATGGAGCCGCCGGTGTCCGAGCCGAGCGACCAGACGGCCTCGCCGGCCGCCACCGACGCGGTCGAGCCGCCGGAGGAGCCGCCGGGCACGTAGTCCAGGTTCCAGGGATTGCGCGTCGGGAACAGTCCGGAGTTCTCGGTGCTGCTGCCCATCGCGAACTCGTCCAGGTTCGCCTTGCCGACGAACACGCTGCCGGAGGTCTTGAGCTTCTCGACAACGGTGGCGTCGTAGGGCGGGTGGAAGCCGCGTAGGATCTTCGACGAGCAGGTCGTTTCGACGCCGATCGTGCAGAGATTATCCTTGAGCGCCAATGGAATCCCGGCGGCGGCGGAGACGGTTTCGCCGGCGGCGATCTTGGCGTCCACGGCGTCGGCCTGCGCGAGCGCCTGCTCGCGCGTCACGGTCACGAACGATTGGACGCGGGATTCGACAGCTTCGACGCGGTCCAGAACGCTCTGGGCGACCTCGCGCGCGGAGATCTCTTTGGCGCGGATCTTGTCGGACAGCTCATGGGCCGTCAGTTCGAATAGTTCCAAAATGGGTTAGCCCTCCACAATCTGAGGGACGATAAAGCTTCCGTCCCGCTTCTCCGGCGCGTTCTGCAAGGCTTGATCGCGGGGCAGGGAGGGGCGCACGGCGTCGTCCCGGAGCACATTTTGCAGCGGCAGGGAGTGCGACGTCGGCGGCACGTTCTCAGTGTCGAGCTGCTGGAGACGTTCGAACTGCTCCAGGATCCCGTTGAGATCGGTGGTGAGGCGCGTCTTCTCCGCATCGGTCAGCTGCAGCCGCGCGAGGAACGCGACGCGGGAGACTTCTTCCAAAGTGAGTTGAGCGGGCATAGGATTCCTTCGTCGGGGAGACAATCGCGGCTCATGCCGCGTTCTGACCCACAGTATACCCGCCGCCTCCGCCGTGATGACAGCCTTTGGCGCGTTTTTGGCCTCAAAAACGCAAAAAACGCGCTCCGGGAGAGTTCCCGAGGCGCGTTTTTGTGATTGCTATTATGAGGACCGTTCTACGCCTGGGGCGTGGAACGCGGCTTCTTCTTTGGCGGAGGCATCGCTGCTTCCAGCGATTTCAGATCCGACAGGTTTTCCAGGGCAAAATGAAAATCGATGACTTCATTAATATCGATGGGGCCTTGAACAGTGAACTGCTCGCGCTCCTCCGTCGACACTTCAATAGCGACATCCTTGAGGATGCCCTCTTCCCACTCTTCTTGCTTGATAAATTGCTCACCGAGCTTTTTACAGCGCGAACAGCGGAACTTGACGTACACGAAACTGGGACCGAAGAGGCGCAGGTAGTACCCGTGCTGAACGACGTCCTTGGCGATAATTCGCTGGCCGCAGTTACACTTGATCGATGTTCGCATATTACTCATAAGTGTCCACCTCCCGGTTACGTTTCAGACGCAGGCTCTGAATAAAGGCTTGCCGAACGGCAGATGAGGTAAAGTACGGGCGGCGATAGAAACAGGTTTCTCGATCGTAGATCCCTACTCAACTCTCATTATAGCATATATTATGGCGGAACCGCCCCAAAACTTGACTCCGAATCCTGAGTCCTCAAAACCCGGGAATCGGTCTCATTGCGCCAAATTCAATCTGTCGAGCAATATCCCGGCGTAGCTTCAACAAGGCGACGTCCTTCGCTTTCGCCTCCAGCATCATATCGAAGGATCGGCGCTTGTCTCCTTCGACAGCCTCCCAAAAGAGCGCGAATTCCATCGGATCGATGAAATCCGAGTGCGCTTTCGTGGGTGGGACCTTCCATTTTTGGACGGTTTTCGCTCGTCCCGTGTTCCCCGTTTCTTTGGTTTCGACGACATCGAACGACGTGCTGGGGGAGGAGTAGTGGATCTTGGGAATCACGCTCTCCGGCCACGTTCCCAGCGCCGCTGTCAATGCGTCTCGCATGGAAACGCCTTCGGGGTTGAGGCAGAAGTGATGAAGATTGTCGAAAATGACGGGGCATCCGGTCGCTTCGTGAATCTTCATGGTTTCTGAGTGGGAAAAAGAAACGTCGTCATTCTCGACGACCAGGCGGCGTTTCGTCGCCTCCGGTAGATTTTTGTATCTACTGATAAAACGTTTTAAACTCTCCTCGCGTTCCCCGTAGACCCCGCCGACATGAGTCACGACGACCGCTTCCGGTCCGCACCCCATGGAATCGAGGATTTGGGCCTGCGCGTTCAGATCCAGGATCGATTTGCGCGCCACTTCCTCATCCAGGGCGTTCAGGAGAATATACTGCGAGGGATGCAGACTCAGGCGAATATCGTACTTGCGCGCGAGCGCGCCCAGCTCCGCAAGCTCGGAGGCCGCCTCGGTGAGCTGATGATGGAACTGCGGGAGATCGGGATGGGTGAGATAGGGCGCGAAGTCCGACGACATCCGGTACATATGGATATCGCTTTTGTAAAGATAGTGGAAGATCTCGGCGACATATTCGATGGACTGCCGAACGTGAGGCTCGCTCTGCCAGCGCCGGGCGTCGTTCGATTTCAAGACGGACACCGGGTCCACCGTGGTTTGATTGCCGCCTGCCCCCAATACTTTGACCGCAAATCCCAGCCGCATCGTAGCGCCTCTTTTCTGAGTCTCTTATACCCAGAATCGAGGCGCATGGATGGGATGAGAAAAAAAAGTCAGTCTGCTTGATACTTTTAAGATCGTTTCTATGCAGTTACTCTGTGTAACTGATAGGGCGCGCAAATGCTTCGCCCTAAAAGTGAAGTTAGTCGAGTAGCGCGTCAGAAATCGCCGGAGTCGATGCGACTTCGGCGATTGGCTTCAAGTCCTCTTGCCATTGCCGCAGATGTCGTCCGAGGGCGGAGGAAGAGATCAATATCAATCCCGCTCCGTAAAATAAACCCGGACTTATTCCGCACATTTGCCCGATCAGCAGGCAGTCGCCTGGACGTAAATCGCACCGCTGCCGCACCCAGGATGGAAGTGTGATTTGTCCTTGATCATCCACCACTACTATGCTCATTTGTGTTTTCTTCATCGCTTCTGCTTCCGTGATTTCCAATGGCGTTGTCCTTTCAAAGCCGAACTCCCAGATCGAAATTGAATCCCGAGAGATCGAGTCCGCGAACTTTGCCTATTCCTAAATATCGAGCTTCGACAAAAACGCGTTTCCCGACCGTCGCGCCTAAAAAGATGCTGCCGCCCTCCGTAAATCGAGTTCGAGAGTGGATGTCTTCTGTTGGGACACATAATTCTGTGGCGACGATATTGAGCGTGGCCCCCGCATATGGAATAAACGCAGGGCGATGGGTTGGATCAAATGCCCTCAATGCCCGGCGGTACTCAATTCCTATAGGCGCGAGAAAGGCGTGATTGTCTCCCGATTTGTTCGAATAGATGCTCAAATCGAAACTGAGCTTGCCTTGGGAAAGCGCGCTCTTAACCCCTCCGACGCCCAGACCGATTTTGGTCCATGACCCGCCGAACGTGTCGCGTGAGTGTCCACTCGTGGGAGTGAAGATACCAAGATTCACGCCGATAGGCGGAAGCTTTCGCTGTTTTTTCGTGGATGGCTGATCCGCTCCATCCTCTTGAGGGGGCTTTGACTCCGTATCGCCAGTTGCTGTGGGTGTCGAGGATGTGTCCTGAGCCCACGCGGGTGAGGCAATCAAGATGATCAATAGGATCAAAACCGCAGTGGTGAGAGTGTATGGGCGAATTCTTAACTTTGACATGAAACCTCCATTGTTCAATACGGGGCTTTTTAACAATCTGTTACACAGCGTAACAGATTGTCGCAAAGGCAGAAAGTTTCATCACTATCATCGGTGATTTGCGGCGTTTGCGTCGCTGGAAGTTCACGCGATGATATTGATGAGAACGTAAATCGGAACGAACCAGAGCCAGAAACGCGAGGATGGATGATGGTTCGGAGGATTTGCCAGGTCATGGGCGCGCGCCAGCAGATCGTAGGTCTCATTGCGTTCGGTAACGGAAAGAGGCCGGGCGAACGCAGATCCGAATTCTAGGGAGGCGGAGCCCCCGCCATGTTCGGCGAAGGCCAGCAGCGCGCGCGTATAGCGGACACGTCCAACGGCTGCGGAGGCCTGGCGGTCGCAGACGCGCTCCGCCTCAAACTCCGCCTGGGCGAGAATAGGCTTCCAGCCGGGAAAATACCAGAACAGCCGTCGCATTCCGTGAAGCAGAAAACGCAGCAAGGGATCACGTCGTCTGGCATGCGCGCGTTCATGCGCGACCACCGCGTCTCGATGTTCGCTGCGCCAGATGGGAGCGCTGATAAAAATTTGTGGACGCACCAATCCAAAGGTAAAAGCCGTCCATGCGGTCGTTTCTAGAATCCAGAGGCCCGGGCCGGCGCGTCGGGGCAGACGAGAGATCGCGAGCGCCGCGCGCGCGTAGTCGAGGATCCCGCCGCCGACCGCGAAGATATGTCCAGAGATTCGAATGCCCATCAAAACGGTGAGCGCCGCGAGCAGCAGGCATGGGGTCTGATCCGTGACGGCCGTTGGAGGATGACTTAAGTAAATGGGCGGCGCATGTATTCCTTGATGATTAAGCCCGCCGACGCCAACGGAAATGCTATGGATCAGATCTTCGCGCCAGTTCGGTTCTACTCGGACCCAGACTTGGCAGGCGACTGGGAAGAAAGCGAGCCACCAAAGAACGCGGCATCGCTGTTCTGGATCGGTCATACCCGCGCGCGGGACAACCCAGCGCCAGACGGCGTAGATACACAGCGGCGCGAGTAAGCCCACGAGCAGGCGCAGCTGTGGAAAGAATGGCACAATCAGCATTCGTGCTTACTCCGATTCGATCTCACTCAGCAGCGCGCGTAATTCTTCCAGCCGCTCCGGCCTTTCTTTGAGAAGATCGGCAAACTGGCTGATTGCGGTGGACCCAAATCCCGTCAGCAGGCTGTCCAGCATTTTTCGCGATACCTGTGTCTCCAGTGTTTCCTGAGAGATCGCGGCTCGATAGACATAGGCGCGTTTGTGGAGTGTTCTTAGCAGCAGCTCTTTTTCGACGAGGCGCGCCATGACGGTCTTGACCGTCTCATAAGAGATTTGCGATTCGATACGCTCATGCACTTCAGAAACTGTGGCTTCGCCTAACTCCCAGACCACCGACATGATCTGCCGTTCCAGCGTCCCCAGGACGCCGTCCAGCCCATTCTTATTGATTTTATACTGGCTCCACATCTCTTTTTCCTCTGGTCCGTTACTTTGTGTAACAGATATTGCTAATCACTGGGCGCCGATACGGTATGGCGCGGCGGCGCTTTGATTTAAGAGCGTTTGATACGGCTGCGCCAATGTCGGCGCGCCATCTGAATGGCTCCTAACACCGCGATTGTGACGAGGGAGGGAATCGCCATTCTCCAATAAGAGCCCATCGCCAAAAGCGCAAAGATGACGGGCGCGGCAAGCCGCGCGAAGAAACCGGGCGACTCTGGATAGAAGCGGCGCGAAAATTGCGGCGTCAACCCCAGAGCGAAAATTGCTGCGAGGGCGGCGAACATTCCGGCGAATGCAATGTTGAGTGTATCCATAAATACCTTCAACGGATCGCGTGCGGAAATGTTGCGCCGATGGGCATACGATTTTAGATAAATCGGCGCCACTCTTCGGGCAGGAACAGTATGTTTTGCGCGGCGCGCAGATAGGCGAGATAAGCGCTGGCCTGCGTCAAATTTAACGTGCGCGCGGCGTGTTCGATCCCGGCGCCGACGACGATGAGCTTCGCGTCGGGAAGGTCTCCGCGACGGTTACAGCGGCCGGCCCGGCGGATGAGGTTTTCGGGCGGGCAGACCGTGCTTATCAGCACGGTGGCGTCGAGGTCGCTGGACTCGACGGCGTTCCCGGTCGTGAGGAGCAAGTAGCCTTCGCCTTCTTTCTCCAGTTCGCGCAGCTGCGCGTAGATGCGCCGGCGCTCGGAGGGCGGCTGCTCCGTATGGTAAAGAAAGACGCTGTGTGGGTAGGAGCCGGCGAGGCGCGAGCGCAGCGTGTCGGCGTCGCTGGCGGTTTCGCAGACCGCGAAGACTCGGGAGTTGATATAGTACGAGTGGCGGATCTGCTGCTCGATCTCCGCGAGCGGATCCTCAGTCATCAGATACTGGATGGTGGGGGCGACGGCGTTCAAAACTCCGGGCGCGTCGATCGCCTCCAGGAAGCTCAATTCTTCCTGGAACGGCGGCGGCATCGTGCTGCTCGCCACGATCACATCCGTGTCCTGAGCGAACAGGAATTCGACCAGGCGGTGGAAGCGCGAGAAGGCGTCCACCGAGTAGCCATGCGCCTCGTCGAAGAAGAAAAGGTCGCGGCGCAGCGCCTCGCCCTCGGCGGGGGCGAACGCCGACGCCAGGCCATGCACGCCGCCGCCGCCGAAGAAGAGGTCGAGGAATCGATGGAACGTCGTCACGACCAGATCGACATCCGCCTCCAGCGGGTTCATCTCCTCCGTCGGCTCCTCGGTCCCATCCGCGCAGTATCGCACGCCAAAGCACTCTTCCGCCGCGGCGTCGGGAACGACCACCAGGGTGCGGGGAACTTCGTCGGCGCTTGCCCAGGACTTCAGATAGGGGCCGATGCGGTAGAGGTAATCATCGAGCGGGGAGCCGTCCTGCGCGATCAGGAACAAGCGGCGAGGCGCGCCGCCTCGCCGTACGCCGAGCGCCGGGATCACCACGGCTTCCGTTTTTCCGGCCCCGCAGGGCGCGGCCAGCAGGTATCCCGCGTCGCTTTCCTGCTGAGACAATTTTTCGTAGAGCTCCGCCTGCCATTCGCGCGCGCGGGGCAGGAAACCGGCGCTGCTGAGCCGGTAGGAAGCGCTGGCGACGCTGCCTGCGTCGATCGAGGTCGCGAGTTCAGGGGACATAGCCATCAGGATTGATTATCTCTTTTGGTCGTGCGAGCGCGGGATGAATTGCGCGTTTCTTCAGTGGCGGTTACGCGGTCGGCTTGAGCAGATGGCTGCTGCCGCGCTCCGTCAGCGGAATGGCGGCGAGCCATTCGGGGAGGGCGTCGGGCGCGAACTTCTCGACGTCGAGCGTCAGGAGCGCCTCCAGCGGAACGCCGAACTGAGTCTTGCCGCCGCTGCGGTCGGCGAGGACGGCGACGCCCATCAGTTCGCCGCCATGCAGCCGCACCGCGTCGATCGTATCGCGGACACTGCCGCCGGTGGTCAGAATATCATCCACCACCAGGACGCGCTCGCCGGGATTGATATGGAAGCCTCGGCGCAGCACGCGCCCCTGGCCGTCGTCGCCGCGCTCGGCGAAGATGCTGCGCGTTCCCAGATGCTTGGCGACCTCATAAGCGAGCAGCATGCCGCCCGTGGTCGGCCCGACAACGAGCTCCACATTCTTGTCCTTGAACCGCTCGGCGATCTCGCGGCAAAGCCGCTCGACATGCTGGGGGTACTGCAATACCTGGAATTTCTCCAGATACGTCGCGCTGTGATATCCGGACGCCAGAAGGAAATGTCCCTCCAGAAGCGCGCCCGATTCCTTGAAAATCTCTAAAGCCTGATCGTTGGTCAACATAGTGCCTATGGGTTTCGGCCCGTACTCCGATGATTCCTGCTTTCGGGAACGGAATTTGCCTCAAGAATTGGAATCGCTTACCCGCTTCCCATTCGGTATACCCATTTTGCGCGCCGCGGTTCATGGGAATCCGTGGAGATTGCATTTTCCTATTGAGGGTGGTGCTGATAGACTCTCGCGCGGCGGACGCAAGGCGCGGCGCCCAGTTGTACGGCGTATTCGTCGCCGTTCAGCCGCCGGCCGGGGATCCATTGGCCGTCGGCGTAATCGCCTTCGGTGATATCGAGGAAATCGACTTCGCCGGGAGTGTGGGGATCGGCGTGAAACTGGACGGAGAACCCAAAGCCTGCGATGAGGTAATCGCCGGGGCCGAGCGTGATGATCAGGCCGCCGGCCGGCGGCTGTCCTGGCGCGAGCGCTTTTGGGAATCTGATCTGCAATCGAAAGCCGCCTAAGTCCAGGCCCGCCTCGGGGGCGGGTGTTTGGAGAATACCGCGCATCGTGTTTGTGTTGAAATGCGGCGCGAGGACGGGCGCCATGCCGGAAAGCAGGCGATAGGATTGGGCTAGGAGGGAGCCGCTCGGATCGGTCTGGATGCCGAGGGAAGCGTCCGCGACCGGTCCCGCGATGACTTCCTCCAGAGCGCCGCCGATGCTCTCGATGCCGAACGGAGAGAATCCCAGCGCGGAATGTTCGCCGATGGCGTAAAAAGCGCAGGCGGGCGCGGTGTGGTCGCGCCGCGCCTCCGGGATAAAAAGAGGGTTGCCATTGCGGGCGTAGTCGGCGCAGACGCAAGCGAAGTCATCAATATAGATGTCGGGGGCGAGAAGTTCGATCGCGGGCGCGGCGGCGCGCCAGATGTCCATCATGCGCGAAACGGGACCGCCGTTGGGATACTCGCCCGGCGGCTGGCCTTCGTACTGTACGAGCCAGGCGTTGGCGAAGTGCGGAAGGGGGTACTCGGCGCGGCCGGCTTCGGCGACGCGTCCTACGAAGCGTCCAAATCCCCACGACATAAACGCTTCGCTGGCGTCACTGCCGAAGATGTCGGCCCACATTGCGTTTGGACCAGAGTTTAGGCGTGCGTGCGCGAGGCCGGGATGCAGTGCGCCGGCGTTTTCCTGGAGGGAACCGATGAGCGAGGAAGGGACCGGCTGCGAGAAGACGCGTTCGGCGGGCGCGGAGTAGTCGCGCTGGGCGCGCATCAAGCCGACTTCATTCTCCACCTGCATCATGACGACGGTTCGGCGCTCGGAATCGACCTCGCGCAGATGGCGCATCAGGGCGGCGAAGGCGCGCGCGTCGGCTTGCACGGTCT from Capsulimonas corticalis harbors:
- the gatB gene encoding Asp-tRNA(Asn)/Glu-tRNA(Gln) amidotransferase subunit GatB produces the protein MSNYETVIGMECHAELLTESKMFCGCANEFGGAPNTRTCPVCLGLPGSLPVMNKLAVELVLRTALALNCQVSRDCLFARKNYFYPDIPKGYQISQYDDPIGHSGYLDITLEDGSSKRVHIRRVHLEEDTGKLIHAGGNESEVDYNRSGVPLMEIVTEFPPDLHSAEEARAYLEKLRTILVYLNVSDGKMEEGHLRAEPNLSIRPVGSDKFGVKTEIKNLNSFKSVFKGVQYEVERQSALLDEGGVVRQETLGWNDLRGETYHMRFKEEEQEYRYFPEPDLVPLHFHDADIEAARAALPELPDAKRERFVTQYGVRPYDAAVLTSSRSVADFYEAAATDGVDPKAIANYVTGELARLLNASGQDITQTKVTPAALRDLIVLRDSGKITNGVAKTVLEKMFETGQSAPEIVEAEGLAAVDDEGAIAAEVDKVLEANPDVVAKIKAGNDKSMAFLTGQVMRATKGKARPDVVNRLLADRIK
- the gatA gene encoding Asp-tRNA(Asn)/Glu-tRNA(Gln) amidotransferase subunit GatA, whose translation is MELFELTAHELSDKIRAKEISAREVAQSVLDRVEAVESRVQSFVTVTREQALAQADAVDAKIAAGETVSAAAGIPLALKDNLCTIGVETTCSSKILRGFHPPYDATVVEKLKTSGSVFVGKANLDEFAMGSSTENSGLFPTRNPWNLDYVPGGSSGGSTASVAAGEAVWSLGSDTGGSIRQPAAYCGVVGLKPTYGRVSRYGLIAFASSLDQIGPITKDVRDAALLLGAISGHDDMDSTSIVRDVPDYTKALTGDVKGLRIGVPKEYFAQGVEGVIADAVRAAVDKLVSLGAIAEEVSLPHSEYALPTYYILAPAEASSNLARYDGVRFGHRTARATSHIDLFEKTREEGFGPEVKQRIMLGTYALSAGYYDAFYLKAQKVRTLIKRDFDQAFEKYDVLLSPTAPTVAFPIGQKTGDPLAMKLSDVLTIPANMAGIPAISLPCGFTNGLPIGLQIMAPAFGEEILLRAAHAYEQSTDWHTRRASL
- the gatC gene encoding Asp-tRNA(Asn)/Glu-tRNA(Gln) amidotransferase subunit GatC, with translation MPAQLTLEEVSRVAFLARLQLTDAEKTRLTTDLNGILEQFERLQQLDTENVPPTSHSLPLQNVLRDDAVRPSLPRDQALQNAPEKRDGSFIVPQIVEG
- the uvsE gene encoding UV DNA damage repair endonuclease UvsE, which encodes MRLGFAVKVLGAGGNQTTVDPVSVLKSNDARRWQSEPHVRQSIEYVAEIFHYLYKSDIHMYRMSSDFAPYLTHPDLPQFHHQLTEAASELAELGALARKYDIRLSLHPSQYILLNALDEEVARKSILDLNAQAQILDSMGCGPEAVVVTHVGGVYGEREESLKRFISRYKNLPEATKRRLVVENDDVSFSHSETMKIHEATGCPVIFDNLHHFCLNPEGVSMRDALTAALGTWPESVIPKIHYSSPSTSFDVVETKETGNTGRAKTVQKWKVPPTKAHSDFIDPMEFALFWEAVEGDKRRSFDMMLEAKAKDVALLKLRRDIARQIEFGAMRPIPGF
- a CDS encoding AbrB/MazE/SpoVT family DNA-binding domain-containing protein, with protein sequence MEITEAEAMKKTQMSIVVVDDQGQITLPSWVRQRCDLRPGDCLLIGQMCGISPGLFYGAGLILISSSALGRHLRQWQEDLKPIAEVASTPAISDALLD
- a CDS encoding M56 family metallopeptidase; translation: MLIVPFFPQLRLLVGLLAPLCIYAVWRWVVPRAGMTDPEQRCRVLWWLAFFPVACQVWVRVEPNWREDLIHSISVGVGGLNHQGIHAPPIYLSHPPTAVTDQTPCLLLAALTVLMGIRISGHIFAVGGGILDYARAALAISRLPRRAGPGLWILETTAWTAFTFGLVRPQIFISAPIWRSEHRDAVVAHERAHARRRDPLLRFLLHGMRRLFWYFPGWKPILAQAEFEAERVCDRQASAAVGRVRYTRALLAFAEHGGGSASLEFGSAFARPLSVTERNETYDLLARAHDLANPPNHHPSSRFWLWFVPIYVLINIIA
- a CDS encoding BlaI/MecI/CopY family transcriptional regulator, whose protein sequence is MWSQYKINKNGLDGVLGTLERQIMSVVWELGEATVSEVHERIESQISYETVKTVMARLVEKELLLRTLHKRAYVYRAAISQETLETQVSRKMLDSLLTGFGSTAISQFADLLKERPERLEELRALLSEIESE
- a CDS encoding DEAD/DEAH box helicase, coding for MAMSPELATSIDAGSVASASYRLSSAGFLPRAREWQAELYEKLSQQESDAGYLLAAPCGAGKTEAVVIPALGVRRGGAPRRLFLIAQDGSPLDDYLYRIGPYLKSWASADEVPRTLVVVPDAAAEECFGVRYCADGTEEPTEEMNPLEADVDLVVTTFHRFLDLFFGGGGVHGLASAFAPAEGEALRRDLFFFDEAHGYSVDAFSRFHRLVEFLFAQDTDVIVASSTMPPPFQEELSFLEAIDAPGVLNAVAPTIQYLMTEDPLAEIEQQIRHSYYINSRVFAVCETASDADTLRSRLAGSYPHSVFLYHTEQPPSERRRIYAQLRELEKEGEGYLLLTTGNAVESSDLDATVLISTVCPPENLIRRAGRCNRRGDLPDAKLIVVGAGIEHAARTLNLTQASAYLAYLRAAQNILFLPEEWRRFI
- the pyrE gene encoding orotate phosphoribosyltransferase, encoding MLTNDQALEIFKESGALLEGHFLLASGYHSATYLEKFQVLQYPQHVERLCREIAERFKDKNVELVVGPTTGGMLLAYEVAKHLGTRSIFAERGDDGQGRVLRRGFHINPGERVLVVDDILTTGGSVRDTIDAVRLHGGELMGVAVLADRSGGKTQFGVPLEALLTLDVEKFAPDALPEWLAAIPLTERGSSHLLKPTA
- a CDS encoding DUF5597 domain-containing protein, which codes for MKPLPYLQRADGGAQLIVDGAPFLMLGGEVHNSSSSSLAYMERVWERMTSLHCNTALTPVSWELIEPVEGEFDFRLVDGLLEGARRHGMRLVPLWFGAFKNGRSTYAPEWVKTNPARFIHAQSRPGHDVLPLSSFCEETVQADARAFAALMRHLREVDSERRTVVMMQVENEVGLMRAQRDYSAPAERVFSQPVPSSLIGSLQENAGALHPGLAHARLNSGPNAMWADIFGSDASEAFMSWGFGRFVGRVAEAGRAEYPLPHFANAWLVQYEGQPPGEYPNGGPVSRMMDIWRAAAPAIELLAPDIYIDDFACVCADYARNGNPLFIPEARRDHTAPACAFYAIGEHSALGFSPFGIESIGGALEEVIAGPVADASLGIQTDPSGSLLAQSYRLLSGMAPVLAPHFNTNTMRGILQTPAPEAGLDLGGFRLQIRFPKALAPGQPPAGGLIITLGPGDYLIAGFGFSVQFHADPHTPGEVDFLDITEGDYADGQWIPGRRLNGDEYAVQLGAAPCVRRARVYQHHPQ